A window from Cryptomeria japonica chromosome 1, Sugi_1.0, whole genome shotgun sequence encodes these proteins:
- the LOC131036619 gene encoding cytochrome P450 77A1-like, with product MTLDTLLLLLLAALLSLFFLRRRRRRNLPPGPAYWPLLGNISINKTQKIHTTLNDLEAKYGPIFTLRRGKKPFIVLTSIELIREAVVEKGQILCSRPHSSGQTTIGSTPYDPLWRALRKNLATEMLNPARLNPLRSFRWRAMQALIDRLTTEAAQNGGAMYSIEENIRVTVFSILLYMCFSFEMDIDYVREFQSTVVELLHKAKILSTYYDPFPLRKFLQPGKAREIKHVLSRGSELVVSLVHRRR from the coding sequence ATGACCTTGGACACCCTCCTCCTCCTGCTATTAGCCGCCCTGCTATCTCTCTTCTTCCTaaggaggagaaggaggaggaatcTACCCCCAGGTCCAGCCTATTGGCCTTTGCTAGGAAACATATCGATCAACAAGACCCAAAAAATCCACACCACCCTGAACGACTTGGAGGCCAAATACGGACCTATCTTCACACTAAGAAGAGGCAAAAAGCCCTTCATTGTCCTTACAAGCATAGAGCTGATCCGAGAAGCAGTGGTGGAAAAAGGCCAGATCCTTTGCAGCAGACCTCACTCCTCCGGCCAGACCACAATTGGCTCCACTCCTTACGACCCCCTGTGGCGAGCCCTGCGCAAAAACTTGGCCACGGAGATGCTGAATCCCGCTCGACTCAACCCCCTCCGAAGCTTCCGATGGCGGGCCATGCAAGCCTTGATCGACCGCCTCACCACAGAGGCGGCGCAAAACGGTGGCGCTATGTACTCCATCGAAGAGAACATCAGAGTCACAGTTTTCAGCATCTTGCTCTACATGTGCTTCAGCTTCGAGATGGACATCGATTACGTACGTGAATTCCAAAGCACCGTGGTTGAACTGCTCCACAAAGCCAAAATTCTAAGCACATATTACGACCCTTTTCCGCTCAGAAAGTTCCTCCAGCCTGGAAAGGCCAGAGAAATAAAGCACGTCCTTTCCCGTGGCAGCGAGCTGGTGGTGTCTCTCGTGCATAGGCGGCGGTAG
- the LOC131856268 gene encoding cytochrome P450 89A2-like, with amino-acid sequence MLREGNGGCDYVAYVDTFDMELSNAEVAGLCSEFVQAGSHTTSVTLQFLLANLANCPQLQEKVHVNIVGVVGESAAEVEDVEKMEYVEAVVMETLRWHIPGYFALAYTAMQDCTLGGWHVPADAIMNLYTEGMTKDPRQEDVSRFGIGHDHLRIIAIRLVQAFQWQCIDDKPIELSEMDEFVEVMASPVRSLRKPFKVMAIPRL; translated from the exons ATGTTACGCGAAGGAAACGGCGGCTGTGATTACGTGGCATACGTGGACACGTTCGATATGGAGCTGAGCAATGCTGAGGTGGCGGGGCTCTGCTCGGAGTTCGTCCAAGCTGGCTCCCACACCACCTCCGTTACCCTGCAATTCTTGCTCGCCAACCTCGCAAATTGTCCGCAACTGCAAGAGAAGGTACACGTTAACATCGTGGGCGTCGTGGGGGAATCAGCCGCCGAAGTGGAGGACGTGGAGAAGATGGAGTACGTGGAGGCGGTGGTGATGGAGACTTTGCGGTGGCACATTCCGGGCTACTTTGCCCTTGCGTACACTGCCATGCAAGATTGCACTCTTGGCGGCTGGCACGTGCCCGCCGACGCCATCATGAACTTGTACACAGAAGGGATGACGAAGGACCCCAG GCAGGAGGATGTGTCCCGGTTTGGAATTGGCCATGACCATTTGAGGATCATTGCTATTCGTTTGGTGCAGGCCTTCCAATGGCAGTGCATTGATGACAAGCCGATTGAGCTGTCTGAAATGGATGAGTTTGTGGAAGTTATGGCCTCTCCTGTGCGTTCTCTCAGGAAGCCTTTCAAAGTCATGGCCATTCCCAGACTTTGA